In Hymenobacter volaticus, the genomic window CTATGGCAAGGCAGACATTGCCTGGGGCCAGGAAGACTACGAGCAAAAAGGTCCGAAACTCTACTTTACGCTTGGATACGACTTCTAAGTAAGGTTGTAGCTGGACAGCAACATCGAAAACCACTCAGTATATCTGAGTGGTTTTTTTATGGAGTTTATGGTGCATTCCATTTCCACCTTATCTGTATAGTAATACGGCACTTGTGCTTAATCAAGCTAAGCCCTGCTAATCCGGGAGTTGGGTTGTATCTTTGCGGTCCTGTTCACCAGCCGTCTTGCCGTGTTGCTCGTTCGTGAGATTTGGTACTTGATGCTCAAAGACTTCCGCTTGGAATGGCGGCAGCGTGCAGCGCTGAACGGCATGCTGCTCTATGTGGGCAGCACAGTGTTTGTGTGTTTTCTGAGCTTCTCACTCAAGGGTGGCACGCCACCAGCACCCGCCTGGAACGCACTGTTCTGGATTATCCTGCTTTTCTCGGCGGTGAATGCCGTAGCCAAAGGTTTTCTGCAAGAAAGTCGGGGCCGCATGCTCTACTACTACACGCTGGTGCCCCCGCAGGCCGTGATTTTAGCGAAAATAGCGTACAACGCGCTGCTGTTGCTTGGCTTGGCACTTGTTGGTCTTGCGCTCTACGTGCTGGTGCTTGGCAACCCGGTGCAGGATACCACGCTTTTTGTGGGCAATGTGGCCCTTGGGGCCCTCGGGTTTGCTTCTACACTCACCTTGGTTTCGGGCATTGCGGCCAAGGCGGCCAACAGCAACACCTTGATGGTCGTGCTTGGCTTCCCGCTGATGATTCCGATGCTGTTGCTTCTTATTAAGGTATCTAAAAACGCGCTGGATGGTCTCGAGTTTGAAGCCAGCCAAAGTGCTCTATTGACGCTGGTAGCTCTGAACCTGATTGTAGTAGCAGTGTCGTATTTGCTGTTTCCTTTTTTGTGGCGGAGCTGATGCAGCAACCTAAATAAGCCGAAAAATGAGCTGCATAATTTCAATAAATCAGCACAAACCTGCCGGATACATTGTTCTTCTTTCACACCATAAGAACCACGAGCTAGGCTTTCTCTCTAGCTCATTTCTTACTTCTACGCTCTAATTATTGGATATGAAAAACTGGTGGAAAGGTCTGGCGGCAGTGTTGCTGCTCTACACAGCGGCAGCAGGATTTCTGATGCCAGTGCCACGGCTGGCTATCCTCAACGAGACCATTCGCAACTTGTACTTCCACGTCCCGATGTGGTTCGGTATGACGTTTATACTGATAGCGTCGGTGTATTATTCAATCCGCTATTTGCGCACGCCCACCCCACAGCTAGATATTCTCTCGCATGAAGCGGCCAAAACGGGTATTCTGATGGGCTGCGTGGGATTGGCTACAGGTAGTATCTGGGCCAAGTATACTTGGGGTACTTGGTGGACCAATGACCCCAAACTCAACGGCGCGGCCATTGCCATGCTCATCTATGGCGCGTATCTGGTGCTCCGCTCGTCTTTCACCGATGAGCAACAGCGGGCCCGGATTTCAGCCATCTACAACATCTTCGCTTTTGCTACGGCTATGCCGTTGTTCTATATCTTGCCCCGCCTCACTGACTCGTTGCACCCGGGCGCGGGCGGCAACCCTGCTTTTGCCAAATACGACCTCGACGATAACATGCGCCTGGTATTCTACCCGGCTGTTATCGGCTGGACACTGTTGGCTTTCTGGCTGGCACAAGTAGCTAGCCGCATTGCTGCACTTAAACTTAAAGTATATGAAAAACAGCTTGCTTAACGGGGCGCTTGGAATTATAAGCAGCCCCCGACGGTTGGCCTTGCTGCTCTTGACCTGGCTGCTGCCGGTACTACAAGTTGCTGCTCAAACTGCCTCCGATACGCCCGAAATGGCAGATGCGCTGCGCGGTAGCGGCAAAATCTACGTGGTAGTGGCCGTCGTGACGGTGGTGCTAGCTGGTTTGCTGGCATTGCTGGTTTCGCTCGACCGAAAAGTGAGCCGGCTAGAGCGAGAATTAAAGGAATAACTGAGTGCCAGAGGGATACGGAAGATTTTGAACATTTCCGTTTTATTCTTCTGGAGCTAAAGTATATTCATAGGGACTTTTCTGCTGTTTTATTTGTTACAACATACCCGGCTCAGGCTGAGCCGTTTGGTTCTTCACAAAACATGAAAAAAGCACACATTCTGGCTATTGCCGTCATTGCTGTAGCCATTGGCATCATCATGAGCGCTGCCGGAGACGCCAGCGTCTATGTGTCGTTCAAGGAAGCTCGTGAGCGGGCAACCGAAGGCAACATGACCAAGGTGCACGTGGTAGGCCGCCTGCCGCGCGACAACCAGAAGAACATTGTAGGGCTGGAATATAACCCGGTTCTCGACCCCAATTACTTTGCTTTTACGCTGGTTGACACCAACCGGGTTGCGCAGCGCTGCATCTATTTCAACCCCAAGCCCCAAGACTTCGACAAGTCGGAGCAGGTGGTGATTACTGGGGCTATGCGCAACGACATCTTCGTGGCCGACAAAATTCTGCTGAAGTGCCCGTCTAAGTACGTGGAGAAAGATATCAAAGGCGCTACGGCGGCCGTCAATTAAAGAAAGAAGATATGAAGCACAAGCAACTGACATACGGGCTTGCTGAAGCGCATTTGCGTTTTTGGCTGCGCGTAGTTATTGTTCAGTTGCTTGTAGTTCACACTTCTTTGCTCGCCACTGCGCAGGTTGCCAACGACAACATTGAGCACCGGCAGGTGTTGCGGCTAGATCAACCCATCAAGTCCAACACCACCAACTGCACCGTGCAGTGGAGTGCTGTGGACGAGAAGCTAACCGGTAAGTGCATCGAGTACCACAACGACCAGTGGTTTGAGTTTACGCCGCGGGTTCCAGGCCGGTACTACGTGAACATTAGCGGGCAGCAGTGCCGCGATACGCGCGGGGTGCAGCTAGTGGTGCTGACGGGCACACCAGGGCAGCCGGAAACGTACAACATACTTTCCTGCACGTCGCTAGGCAGCCAAGACGATGTTTTTGTGACCTTGGATGGGTTGCGTGCCGGGCAGCCATATTTACTTGACGTAGATGGCTACCTCAAAGACTTCTGCGAGTTTAGCTTGGCCGTAAGCAGCAAACCGAAGGGACTACCTGCCGTGGCAGCCCCACTGCTCTCCACAGTGACGCCTTCCACCAACAAGCTGTTTACCTTGCACTGGAATCTATCGGATAGTCTGGGTCCCGTTCAGCAGTTTCGGGTGCTGCGGCGGGAAGCAGGCGAGTTTCGGGCCACTTCGCAGGCTACCATAGAAGTGAGTCGTACTACATACGGCAGCGCCGGCACCGACTACAGTTGGACCGACACACTCACTGCCCCCGGACGCTACCTCTACCAAGTGGTAGCTGAAACTTCTGAAAGTGCGGCGCCAGTTTTGGTGCAGCAGCAATGGTATGCGTTCAGCCAGATCATGCCGGAGCCCGGTTACTTTTCTGGGGCTTCAGTTCAAGCGGCACAGCGCGCCGCGAAAGCACAACAAAGCTGGGAACGGCGTAGTCATAGGGCCCGCATGAAACGGCTAGCTGGGGTAAAGCGCCGGCAACCTAAATCCTAAAACAAGTTCTGGTTGACCGGTTATACCCTAGCAGGTCAGCTTCTTCTCTTATAACGCATCAGATATGCTTAACACCTTCATTGGCGACGCCGGACACTTAAGTGTTATCGTGGCTTTCGTGGCGGCCACGGTGGCAGCGTATTCCTACTATATGGCGGCGCGCAACCAGCCGCTCGGGCAGTCGGACGCCAGTTGGCTCCGGATTGGCCGGGGTGCCTTCTTGGTGCATGGCGCGGCGGTAATAGCGGTTATCGTGTGCTTGTTTGGCATCATCCACGGGCACCGCTACGAGTACTACTACGCCTGGAGCCACTCCAGCAACCACCTGCCGATCTACTATATGATTTCCTGTTTCTGGGAAGGGCAGGAGGGCAGCTTCTTGCTTTGGATATTCTGGCACGTGGTGCTTGGGTTCATTATCATGCGCTTCAACAAGTTGTGGGAAGCACCGGTAATGGCCGTGTTTGCGGGCGTGCAGCTGTTCCTAACGTCCATGATTTTGGGCGTGGTAGTGGGCGGCCTCAAGATTGGTTCTTCGCCTTTTATCCTGCTCCGCGACTTCCTAACTGACCTGCCGGTATTCAAGGTGAATCCCGACTTTGTGCCGAAAGATGGTACGGGCCTCAACGCGCTGCTCCAGAACTACTGGATGGTGATTCACCCGCCCACGTTGTTCCTCGGTTTTGCGCTTACGCTGGTGCCATTTGCTTTTGCCGTAGCGGCGCTTTGGAAAGGCGAGTTCACAAAATGGGTGAAGCCTGCTTTGCGCTGGTCGTTGGTTGGTGGCTTGGTATTGGGTGTGGGCGTGATGATGGGTGCCTATTGGGCCTACGAAACGCTCAACTTCGGTGGCTACTGGAACTGGGACCCGGTTGAAAATGCCGTGTACATTCCTTGGCTAGTGCTCGTGGCCGCTATTCACGGGTTGGTGCTCTGGAATCAGCGGCGCACGGCGCTGCGCACTTCCTTCGTGCTGGTGGTAGCTACTTTCCTCCTAATTCTCTACGCTACCTTCCTTACCCGCAGTGGCGTGCTGGGCAATGCCTCAGTGCACTCCTTCACTGACTTGGGTTTGTCGGGGCAGCTCATGATATATCTGGGCGCTTTCGTGGTGCTGGCTATTGCGTTGCTGGCAATGCGCTGGAAGCAGATTCCGGTTTCCGAGAAAGAGTTGACCACCTATAACCCGGAGCTTTGGGTGTTTGTGGGAGCTACCGTGCTGTGCCTCGGTGCTTTCCAAGTGTTGGTTACTACGAGCATTCCGGTGTACAATGCTTTCCTAGGCTTCATTGGCATCAAGTCCAACTTAGCCTTGCCCGCCGACCAGATTGCGCACTACACCAAGATTCAGTTGTGGATGGGCGTAGGTGTTGCCTTGCTTTCGGGTTTGGCGCAGGTGATGTGGTGGCAGCGCAACGACAAAACCACTATCGTCAATTCGCTCACCAACCCGGGCGCACTGGCGCTGCTTGGTTCGGCGTTGGTTATCCTGCTGCTGCGCTACAACAAGATGAGCATTTCGCCCACCTACATCATCCTTTTGACGGCGGCGCTGTTTGGTGTGCTGGCAAACTTGGGTGTGGTACTGAAGATGCTGCTCCGCGGCGTGCAGCTTTCGGGTGGTGGCGTAGCGCACTTGGGCATTGCTCTGATGCTGCTGGGTATCCTTGGTTCGGCCGGCTATTCCAACATCATCTCGCAGAACATGTCGGGCATGGTGTACTCCAAGGAGTTTGGCGAGGAAATGAACCGTGACAACGTGCTGCTGTGGCGCAACGATACGACTCCCATGGGCGAGTACGATGTGAGCTACACCGGCCAGTATTTTGATGTGCCCGGCGTGCCCGAGTACGTCAACAAAGATTTGCTCTTCCGTCTCGAAGACGAGTACAAAGCCCTTGCCCGCGGCGACATTAAGTTTGGCGGTAAGCAGTATTACAAGACCGGTGACTCGGTAGACATTCTGCCAGAAAACACCTACTACCGCGTCGAGTACAAGAACCGGAAGACTGGCGAAGTATTCACGCTCTATCCCCGCGCCCAAGACAACGAGGAAATGGGTGGCTTGCTAGCTTCCCCCGACATTAAGCGTTTTGCCTCCCACGACATCTACTCGCACGTTAGTGCCGTGGCGCCCATGAAGGAGAAGGAATGGAGCGAGCTGAAAGAATACAAGCTATCGGTTGGCGACACCATTTTCCTGAACGACTACTTTGCTGTGTTCCGCGCCATTGAGCCGGCTCAGCAAACCGCCGGCCTCGGCCTCAGCAAAGACGACTTAGCTATTCAGGCCGACATGGTTGTGTATGGCGAGAAGCAGCGACAGTACCACGCCCACCCTGTTTTCATCGTGCGGAACCGCCTGATTGGCCGTGTACCCGATGAAATCGAGGATTTGGGTTTGCGCTTGAGTTTGAACGAGGTAGATCCTACAGCTGGCAAGTTCACTCTTGGCGTGAGCACTACTCAGAAGGACTACATCATTCTGAAGGCGATAGAGAAGCCGTTCATCAACCTGCTCTGGAGTGGCACGTTGCTGATGGCCGCTGGCTTTGGTCTGGCATTGCGCAAAAAGAAAACCAAGCGTGAGCCCGTCGAGGAAATCACACCTCAGCCCGCAGTTCGAGCAACCAAAAAGGCTCGTCCCGCTCAGCGAGTGGCATAAAGGTTATTAGTACACGAAAAAGGGCAGCCTAGTGGCTGCCCTTTTTTGTTGGTTGCTTCCAAGCGTTCTATTTAGCAAGCACGAGTTGGCGCGTCGTAAAGTCGCTGCCAGTCTGCACCTTAAGCAGGTACAGGCCGTTGGCTAGGCTGGAAAGATTTAGCTCGTTGGTAAAGTTGTCTTTGAGGCGGGCCGTATGCACTACTTGACCGAGTTGGTTGATAACGGTAGCGTTAAGCTGTCCTTTGGCATTGGCACCCTGCACAGCTAGCCTCACGAGGCCAGTTGCGGGATTCGGATACATCTCTACCGCGCGGCTCAATGCTGCCGACGTACCTAATGCACCACCAGTAACCACAGCTTCAATCATGAAGCGGCCCAAATCAACCTCATCTGTTACGTCTTGCGGTGTGCCACCATTAATATCCACGAAATAAAAATTGCCAGTTCGGGTTGGCTCCTCACTTTGGAGCCCTAGTGGGTAAAAAGGAGCTGTATTATTAGTAGTAGCTAATGCAAGCCCAACATAGAATTCACCAACAGCTATCGGAACGGGCGTTGTGAGCGTGAAGGTTTTGTAGGTGCCTATGTCACCAGCTTGAATTGTATAATCGGTTGTGCGACCTAAAACCGCTCCGGTGCTGCTGAGTACTGCAGCATAAACGGTACGGCCAACCGATGTATTAGCTGTTCCTGGGGAATCGTCTGCAAGATGAACTTTCACTGCCGTAACTGTGCGAGCTATGCTGGCGGTGTATTTTGTGGCTAGAATACCCGCACTAGCATTGTCCAAAGTATCTGCCAGCCCTCCACCGCCATTAGTTGCCAGTATGTTTGGT contains:
- a CDS encoding heme exporter protein CcmB, translating into MLKDFRLEWRQRAALNGMLLYVGSTVFVCFLSFSLKGGTPPAPAWNALFWIILLFSAVNAVAKGFLQESRGRMLYYYTLVPPQAVILAKIAYNALLLLGLALVGLALYVLVLGNPVQDTTLFVGNVALGALGFASTLTLVSGIAAKAANSNTLMVVLGFPLMIPMLLLLIKVSKNALDGLEFEASQSALLTLVALNLIVVAVSYLLFPFLWRS
- a CDS encoding cytochrome c biogenesis protein, whose protein sequence is MKNWWKGLAAVLLLYTAAAGFLMPVPRLAILNETIRNLYFHVPMWFGMTFILIASVYYSIRYLRTPTPQLDILSHEAAKTGILMGCVGLATGSIWAKYTWGTWWTNDPKLNGAAIAMLIYGAYLVLRSSFTDEQQRARISAIYNIFAFATAMPLFYILPRLTDSLHPGAGGNPAFAKYDLDDNMRLVFYPAVIGWTLLAFWLAQVASRIAALKLKVYEKQLA
- a CDS encoding CcmD family protein gives rise to the protein MKNSLLNGALGIISSPRRLALLLLTWLLPVLQVAAQTASDTPEMADALRGSGKIYVVVAVVTVVLAGLLALLVSLDRKVSRLERELKE
- a CDS encoding cytochrome c maturation protein CcmE domain-containing protein — its product is MKKAHILAIAVIAVAIGIIMSAAGDASVYVSFKEARERATEGNMTKVHVVGRLPRDNQKNIVGLEYNPVLDPNYFAFTLVDTNRVAQRCIYFNPKPQDFDKSEQVVITGAMRNDIFVADKILLKCPSKYVEKDIKGATAAVN
- the ccsA gene encoding cytochrome c biogenesis protein CcsA, producing the protein MLNTFIGDAGHLSVIVAFVAATVAAYSYYMAARNQPLGQSDASWLRIGRGAFLVHGAAVIAVIVCLFGIIHGHRYEYYYAWSHSSNHLPIYYMISCFWEGQEGSFLLWIFWHVVLGFIIMRFNKLWEAPVMAVFAGVQLFLTSMILGVVVGGLKIGSSPFILLRDFLTDLPVFKVNPDFVPKDGTGLNALLQNYWMVIHPPTLFLGFALTLVPFAFAVAALWKGEFTKWVKPALRWSLVGGLVLGVGVMMGAYWAYETLNFGGYWNWDPVENAVYIPWLVLVAAIHGLVLWNQRRTALRTSFVLVVATFLLILYATFLTRSGVLGNASVHSFTDLGLSGQLMIYLGAFVVLAIALLAMRWKQIPVSEKELTTYNPELWVFVGATVLCLGAFQVLVTTSIPVYNAFLGFIGIKSNLALPADQIAHYTKIQLWMGVGVALLSGLAQVMWWQRNDKTTIVNSLTNPGALALLGSALVILLLRYNKMSISPTYIILLTAALFGVLANLGVVLKMLLRGVQLSGGGVAHLGIALMLLGILGSAGYSNIISQNMSGMVYSKEFGEEMNRDNVLLWRNDTTPMGEYDVSYTGQYFDVPGVPEYVNKDLLFRLEDEYKALARGDIKFGGKQYYKTGDSVDILPENTYYRVEYKNRKTGEVFTLYPRAQDNEEMGGLLASPDIKRFASHDIYSHVSAVAPMKEKEWSELKEYKLSVGDTIFLNDYFAVFRAIEPAQQTAGLGLSKDDLAIQADMVVYGEKQRQYHAHPVFIVRNRLIGRVPDEIEDLGLRLSLNEVDPTAGKFTLGVSTTQKDYIILKAIEKPFINLLWSGTLLMAAGFGLALRKKKTKREPVEEITPQPAVRATKKARPAQRVA